TACAGATCACAGGTTAACACCAGGAGGAGCTGTGGAGGCAGAGAATGTTTTATAAAGTTTTATGTACAGTCCTGTGCAGAAGTCTTCTGCAAAGTTTTATTGACcatttatattcatgttttgTCTCTTACAGGAAACATGTACACAGAAttataaaaagaacaaaatggtGTCTACAGACAGAAAGTCAGTATTCAGTGTGACCTCCCTCGGTACTAAACACATCTTGAACTCTTCTGAGGATGTGGTatattatgtatgtgtatatacacatacacacacacattggtatATTATACCAGGCTTCTTTCAGTTCCTCTCCTTCTGTAGAtttaatctgtcttttatttcacaaaattaTGATTTAATGTTTCTGTCAGATTCATTGATCTTTGGCATTTTGAAACTTGATAATGTGATTGAACATCTCATATTAACAAATTTCTAATGAGTTACGCTCAtacaacatgtgtgtgtaatacTCAAACACAAACCTGGTGTAACAGAACTTCACGTCAGTCATTCTGATAATTCCAGGTGTTGTCAATGACATTGATTACGGTTCCATTCCATTTAGGTTTAAGAGAGCCAGGTTCCTGCTTAGGCTCCAGTGTAAGGGGAGCTCATACTAATACTTTACACTTCAGCCTGTATTTGCTGGATTTGCTCTGTTTGTTAATAACTTCCACACATCTCCTGTATTATCTGGTTGTATTCTAATAAAGAGACTGAGAAATAATCATATATGATCAGTATAGCATCACTAAAACAACATATCTAATGGTGACCTGAGACTATAGGACAACACTGTATGTAGTAATTTTATCATATATTCTGTGTCACTGCCTCCACAGCTCCTCCCGAGTCTTGAGAATAACTAAGAGAAACATGAGAGAAATTAGATTCAGAGACACTAAAACAGATGCTGAGATTTAAATTGTGAGATGAGTCAAAATTTGAGGAATcataaaaaatcaaatatattcagttaGAATCATTAAACTTGTAAGTGACTAAACAAAGTGATaagaagctgcagaaacagTGTGACATCCGGTCAGTCTGATGTTAAAATCCCAGATGAGTGAAGTTTTGACTTTTCATGAATCTGAGGAGAATCTGAATTTAATCGGACTCAGATCAGACCGTTGTTATTGTTGCTGCAGCTTCTTAAAGACTCCAACTAACAGAAGTGACAGATGTGGACGAAGTGATGaccttctctgtcctcttccctcctcctcctcctgtgttgacataaatcatttattaaGTGACATTTCAGCCTCCTGTCAAtcaaaggggggggggggggggggggggggggtgaggaCCATCTTTGTAAAGACCTCTCTCCTCCGTCTCCACCAGGAGCAGTACGTCTTCATCCATGACGCCATCTTGGAGGCGTGTCTTTGCGGCGACACTGCGATTCCGGCCAATCAACTGCGGTCGGTTTATTACGAGATGAACCGACTGGATCCTCAGACCAACTCCAGTCAGATCAAAGAGGAGTTCAGGGTAATCAGTTATTGATCGATGTATTGGTATTGGTGGATGTACTTATTAATATTGATCTGTATGGATCTGTGTGCTCAGACTCTGAACATGGTGACGCCGACACTGCGGGTGGAGGACTGCAGCATCGCCCTGTTGCCCAGAAACCACGAGAAGAACCGCTGCATGGACGTACTGCCTCCAGACCGCTGTCTGCCATTCCTCATCACCATCGATGGAGAGAGCTCCAACTACATCAATGCTGCGCTCATGGATGTacgtctcacacacacacacacacacacacacacacacactcactcactcacacacacgctctctctctcgcctcaCATGATCTTCAGGTCGGTTTTTTGGGTGGGTGGAGCCAGAGTTCAATGTCTCTCCACCTTTGATTTAGGTCCAAGGTCTAATGAAGAGCTGAAGACTGGGGCAGACTGTAGGGTggttacagtgtgtgtacaggtgtgaaAGTGGTCCAGATGTTTGTGCTACACCACTGTCCctttaaaagagagagagagagagagagagagagagagagagagagaagagaggccTTTGGTTTGTACtgggcagagacagacagctgtcTCAGCATCTTTGTGGGTTAATGGATggttcagtcacacacagacacagtcctACCCTACCATTTTACTAATAAACAACTCATTTACCATGGAAACCTACCAAACACCTGaccacagagtgtgtgtaatGGAAATGTCAGCTCAGAGCTCCTTCACAGTAAAAAAactcagagaaagaaaaatatcacaACCTGCTTGTTGTCACTGTTCAACCatgtgatgtcacttcctgccATCTGACCGCACCATATATGGCGTGTTGCTGTTGCAGAGCTACAAGCAGCCGTCGGCGTTTATCGTTACCCAGCATCCTCTGCCCAACACGGTGAAAGACTTCTGGCGTCTGGTCCTCGACTACCACTGCACATCCATCGTCATGCTGAATGACGTGGACCCagcacaggtacacacacacacgcacacacaaaatcaGGTGGAGTATTGATAACGAGCAGATCAATAATGTccctgtgtctcagctgtgtccTCAGTACTGGCCAGAGAACGGCCTCCATCGCCTCGGCTCCTTGCAGGTGGAATTTGTCTCTGCAGATCTGGAGGAGGACGTGATCAGTCGCATCTTCAGGATCTACAACACAGCCAGGGTGCGTTTGTTTTACTCTCTGTCACTTCCCTCTACGGTTAACGtttcactgaaacactgaggaaaatggAGCCAAAAACAGACTGATTAAAGGACACTGGTAACTCCTGCTACACTGTGTATTTTACACTGCTCTTAGCTGTTGTTAGCCTAGCTGTTTGGCTGTGTGATGTTAACTGACAGCAGGAAATACCAGTAGTTGGTATTACTAAAACAGACTGCTGTCCTCTACCATTAGTAGATGTTGCTAATTGACCCTTAGCTAAGCCTTGTCCCTTTGTAGTTATTCACTGTTGGAGCTAGCATGATGCCCTCACTATGTCTAATTGAAGAAATATTATCCGATGTTTGGAAAAACCACAAAGCACAAAGATtcagagagaagcagacagaaGAGTCGACAGTCTGAGTCTATATTTTTACGTCTTTCTTAGtatttctcattttgttgttgttatcttttgttgctgtctctgctgctgtaatttcCCTCACAAAGTACATTTATATTATCTTATAACAGGTCGTTATTATTGATTGATGATGTACAGGAGTGTTAGCTGACAGTGTTAACAGTGTTAGCATAATAAGACCCACTT
This window of the Lates calcarifer isolate ASB-BC8 unplaced genomic scaffold, TLL_Latcal_v3 _unitig_1994_quiver_2650, whole genome shotgun sequence genome carries:
- the si:ch1073-391i24.1 gene encoding receptor-type tyrosine-protein phosphatase mu, which gives rise to VNMVQTEEQYVFIHDAILEACLCGDTAIPANQLRSVYYEMNRLDPQTNSSQIKEEFRTLNMVTPTLRVEDCSIALLPRNHEKNRCMDVLPPDRCLPFLITIDGESSNYINAALMDSYKQPSAFIVTQHPLPNTVKDFWRLVLDYHCTSIVMLNDVDPAQLCPQYWPENGLHRLGSLQVEFVSADLEEDVISRIFRIYNTARPQDGYRMVQQFQFLGWPMYRDTPISKRSFLKLVHQVDKWQEEYDGGEGRTVVHCLNGGGRSGVFCSISIVCEMLRQQRCVDVFHAVKTLRNNKPNMVDLLEQYKFCYEVALEYLNSA